The Nitratidesulfovibrio sp. SRB-5 genome includes a window with the following:
- a CDS encoding type II toxin-antitoxin system RelE/ParE family toxin — MSSVLEWSLPALDDLAEIAMWLRQEDAGLAEGMVRLIFASAELLSPYPLAGRVGRVAGTRELVVRRSPYLLVYLVEEARVAVVRVLHERKDWPGPDNSDAP, encoded by the coding sequence ATGAGCAGTGTCCTCGAATGGTCGCTCCCGGCGCTGGACGATCTTGCGGAGATCGCCATGTGGTTGCGCCAGGAGGATGCCGGGCTGGCCGAAGGCATGGTCCGACTCATCTTCGCGTCCGCTGAACTGCTTTCGCCGTACCCCCTTGCTGGCCGCGTGGGGCGAGTAGCGGGTACCCGCGAACTCGTGGTGAGGCGGAGCCCTTACCTTCTTGTCTACTTGGTCGAAGAGGCGCGAGTGGCCGTGGTCAGGGTGCTCCATGAGCGCAAGGATTGGCCGGGACCGGATAACTCTGACGCCCCCTAG
- a CDS encoding IS3 family transposase (programmed frameshift) encodes MTRPSANGGAVVEVLTTAQRRRWTVAEKVQLVQESLQPGMNVSYVARRNGLSPSLLFRWRKLMSDGGKTAVQADDQVVGAGEVRALKKRIRDLERMLGKKTMEVEILQEALEIARGKKTDLAHSVALGGRFPMKRVAEALTVSRSRLAERVKDPARERPPRYSKAEDEVLLPLIRDIIDHRLTYGYRRVCAVLNRRLVQDGHARVNHKRVYRIMRLHGLLLARHKGYRPDRSHDGKVITLKSNLRWCSDGFEIHCDSGEVVRVVFALDCCDREAMGAIATTAGISGQMVQDLMLECVEKRFGVVKAPQPVEWLSDNGSCYTARETVAFATLLGLLPRFTPVRSPESNGMAEAFVNTFKRDYVRIHARPDAATVLAQLPGWFEDYNERHPHKGLRMKSPREFIRASATAGCPV; translated from the exons ATGACCAGGCCTAGTGCTAACGGGGGAGCCGTGGTGGAAGTGTTGACCACAGCCCAGCGTCGACGTTGGACGGTGGCGGAGAAGGTTCAACTGGTCCAGGAGTCGTTGCAACCGGGGATGAACGTTTCGTACGTCGCCCGAAGAAACGGCCTCTCTCCCAGCCTGTTGTTTCGCTGGAGGAAGCTCATGAGCGACGGAGGCAAGACCGCCGTCCAGGCGGATGACCAGGTCGTCGGAGCCGGGGAGGTCCGGGCGCTCAAGAAGCGTATACGCGATCTGGAGCGAATGCTGGGCAAGAAGACCATGGAGGTCGAAATCCTTCAGGAAGCGTTGGAGATTGCGCGCG GAAAAAAAACTGATCTCGCGCACTCCGTTGCCCTGGGAGGACGGTTCCCGATGAAGCGTGTCGCCGAGGCGCTGACGGTCTCGCGCTCCAGGCTGGCCGAAAGAGTGAAAGACCCAGCTCGGGAGCGTCCGCCCCGCTACTCCAAGGCTGAGGACGAGGTGCTGTTGCCCCTGATTCGGGACATCATCGACCATCGGCTGACCTACGGCTACCGCCGGGTCTGCGCGGTGCTGAATCGTCGCCTGGTCCAGGATGGTCATGCGCGCGTCAACCACAAGCGCGTGTATCGGATCATGCGCCTTCATGGCCTGCTTTTGGCCAGGCACAAGGGCTACCGGCCAGACCGCAGCCACGACGGCAAGGTCATCACCCTCAAAAGCAATCTTCGCTGGTGTTCAGACGGGTTTGAAATCCATTGCGACAGTGGCGAGGTGGTGAGGGTAGTCTTCGCCCTTGATTGCTGCGACCGCGAGGCCATGGGGGCCATTGCGACCACGGCGGGCATCAGTGGGCAGATGGTGCAGGACTTGATGCTGGAGTGCGTAGAGAAGCGGTTTGGGGTCGTGAAGGCCCCGCAGCCCGTCGAATGGCTCTCGGACAACGGCTCTTGCTACACGGCCAGGGAAACGGTGGCGTTCGCGACACTGTTAGGCCTGCTTCCGCGCTTCACGCCGGTGCGCAGCCCGGAAAGCAACGGCATGGCCGAGGCTTTTGTGAACACCTTCAAGCGGGATTACGTGCGTATCCACGCCCGTCCTGATGCGGCAACGGTTCTGGCCCAGCTTCCCGGCTGGTTCGAGGACTACAACGAGAGGCACCCTCACAAGGGCTTGCGGATGAAATCCCCCAGGGAATTTATCCGCGCATCAGCAACCGCAGGGTGTCCGGTTTAG
- a CDS encoding FprA family A-type flavoprotein: MRKIVESVYWVGAVDWDRRLFDSLVPLPDGTTYNAYLVEGSEKTALIDAVDPDMVDTLLGHLDGVEKLDYVISQHAEQDHSGTIALVLDLYPEAKVVTNAKAKSMLMDLLLIPDDKFIVVGDGETLSLGDKTLTFILTPWVHWPETMSTYLAEDKILFSCDFFGSHIATSDLFVRDQGRVHEAAKRYFGEIMMPFRTIIAKNLEKLAPYDIRMIAPSHGQIYDSPGWIIDAYRDWVSGVAHNLVAFPFVSMHGSTRLMVDHLAAALSERDVRVELFNLAVTDIGKLAMSLVDAGTIVLGTPTVLAGPHPMAAYAAFLANALRPKAKYLSIVGSYGWGGKTVETLAGMIPNLKVEVLDPVLCKGLPTDDTYGALDRLADAIAAKHKESGFQR; encoded by the coding sequence ATGAGAAAAATTGTAGAATCAGTGTATTGGGTTGGTGCAGTGGATTGGGACAGGCGTCTGTTCGACTCCTTGGTTCCGCTCCCCGATGGGACAACCTACAACGCCTATCTCGTGGAAGGCAGCGAGAAGACCGCTCTCATCGACGCCGTGGACCCGGATATGGTCGATACGTTACTTGGGCATCTGGATGGGGTGGAAAAGCTTGATTACGTAATATCCCAGCATGCGGAGCAGGATCATTCCGGGACCATTGCCCTGGTGCTGGACCTGTACCCTGAGGCCAAGGTCGTCACCAACGCCAAGGCCAAGTCTATGCTCATGGATCTTTTGCTCATCCCCGACGACAAATTCATCGTTGTCGGGGATGGCGAAACCCTTTCCCTTGGCGACAAGACGCTCACATTCATTCTCACGCCTTGGGTGCACTGGCCGGAAACCATGTCCACCTACTTGGCCGAAGACAAGATTCTGTTCAGTTGCGACTTTTTTGGCTCGCACATCGCAACGAGCGATCTCTTTGTGCGCGATCAAGGCCGGGTACATGAAGCGGCAAAACGCTATTTCGGCGAGATCATGATGCCGTTTAGGACCATAATCGCCAAGAACCTGGAAAAACTCGCCCCCTATGACATACGCATGATCGCCCCCAGCCACGGCCAGATTTACGACAGCCCCGGCTGGATCATTGACGCCTACAGGGACTGGGTTTCAGGCGTGGCGCACAACCTGGTGGCCTTTCCCTTCGTGTCCATGCACGGCAGCACTAGGCTCATGGTCGACCACTTGGCGGCAGCTTTGTCCGAACGCGATGTGAGGGTGGAACTCTTTAACCTTGCCGTGACCGACATCGGCAAGCTGGCTATGTCCCTCGTGGATGCGGGCACCATCGTGCTCGGCACCCCCACAGTGCTTGCCGGTCCGCATCCCATGGCCGCCTACGCGGCATTTTTGGCCAACGCCCTGCGGCCCAAGGCCAAATATCTGTCCATAGTCGGTTCATACGGCTGGGGCGGCAAGACAGTGGAAACTCTGGCCGGCATGATTCCCAATCTGAAGGTCGAGGTGCTGGATCCTGTGCTGTGTAAGGGGTTGCCCACAGACGACACGTACGGTGCCCTGGATCGTCTGGCGGATGCCATTGCCGCCAAGCACAAGGAAAGCGGCTTTCAGAGGTAG
- a CDS encoding cobaltochelatase CobT-related protein, with amino-acid sequence MLDTRAVMRSLPLVASVLGRKYGVTVTIGGTEAYTDGAAIHLPALPVDAPDTFLALARGYIDHEAAHLRDTDFAALKAANLAPLEHHAWNIIEDWRVENRLVASFPGCRGNFDWLIGHFFGGKATKTADDPAVLFLNWLLLTVRAWDVPAIEKRRDTIAAHLDKICPGLLTRMACVVEAVRTSCASTAEAIAHARAIVVELGKATETPQPASGTNPDANQTGGAPEGGSGDGNQPTASPWERIRNLLHAQEDELPQEFGAILGEALKREAPARDGLPVSVATVTHKASSDLHPDDIVEAKRASTALRTRLHGLLQAATISRTHGAQSGRLDPRRLHRIATDDARVFMRKGTRVGINTAVHLLLDCSGSMTPNIRLASTACHAVASALETVGINVAITAFPASHDPASTEQKTVGRLVRHGQRVHPRLKVAAVGTTPLAESLWWVMQEMLPLREARKLILLLTDGDPDTPTCALEAIRHAERLGFEVYAIGIGAVNILQHLPGRHRTINTMAELTPAMFGLLQGALVGRRAT; translated from the coding sequence ATGCTGGATACACGCGCCGTGATGCGCTCGCTGCCGCTGGTGGCGAGCGTGCTCGGCAGGAAATACGGCGTCACCGTGACCATCGGGGGCACGGAGGCTTACACGGACGGCGCGGCCATCCATCTTCCCGCACTGCCAGTGGACGCGCCCGACACCTTCCTCGCACTGGCCCGCGGCTACATCGACCATGAGGCCGCCCACCTGCGGGATACCGACTTCGCAGCGCTGAAGGCCGCGAACCTTGCCCCTCTTGAGCACCATGCCTGGAACATCATCGAGGACTGGAGGGTGGAAAACCGTCTGGTCGCCTCGTTCCCCGGTTGCCGGGGCAACTTCGACTGGCTCATCGGCCATTTCTTCGGCGGCAAGGCGACCAAGACAGCGGACGATCCCGCTGTGCTGTTCCTGAACTGGCTGCTGCTCACGGTCAGGGCATGGGACGTCCCGGCCATCGAAAAACGGCGCGATACCATCGCGGCACATCTCGATAAAATCTGTCCGGGCCTGCTTACCCGCATGGCCTGCGTGGTGGAAGCGGTACGTACCTCGTGCGCATCCACTGCCGAGGCCATTGCCCATGCGCGGGCCATCGTCGTTGAACTGGGCAAGGCCACGGAAACGCCGCAACCCGCGTCAGGTACGAATCCGGACGCCAATCAAACTGGGGGAGCCCCGGAGGGTGGGTCTGGCGATGGCAATCAGCCTACGGCATCGCCATGGGAACGGATAAGGAACCTGCTGCATGCCCAGGAGGACGAGCTTCCGCAGGAATTCGGTGCAATCCTTGGTGAGGCCCTGAAGCGTGAGGCTCCCGCACGTGATGGACTGCCCGTCAGCGTGGCCACCGTCACCCACAAGGCCAGTTCTGACCTGCACCCTGATGACATCGTCGAGGCCAAACGGGCATCGACGGCCCTGCGGACGCGGCTTCATGGCCTGTTGCAGGCTGCGACCATCAGCCGGACCCACGGGGCACAGAGCGGGAGGCTCGACCCGCGCAGGCTCCACCGCATCGCCACGGATGACGCTCGCGTCTTCATGCGCAAGGGAACGCGCGTCGGCATTAATACCGCCGTGCACCTACTTCTCGATTGCTCAGGGTCCATGACCCCGAACATCCGGCTGGCCAGCACGGCCTGTCACGCCGTGGCTTCGGCCCTTGAGACCGTGGGCATCAACGTGGCCATCACCGCTTTTCCGGCCAGCCATGACCCGGCGTCAACAGAACAGAAAACGGTGGGGCGCCTGGTGCGGCACGGTCAGCGGGTACATCCGAGACTGAAGGTGGCAGCCGTGGGGACCACCCCACTGGCCGAGTCCCTGTGGTGGGTAATGCAGGAAATGCTGCCCCTGCGTGAGGCTCGCAAACTCATCCTGCTGCTGACCGATGGCGACCCCGATACGCCGACATGTGCCCTGGAAGCCATTCGGCACGCCGAACGGCTGGGGTTCGAGGTCTACGCCATCGGCATCGGTGCGGTGAACATCCTGCAACACCTGCCGGGACGGCACAGGACGATCAACACCATGGCCGAACTTACCCCGGCGATGTTCGGCCTGCTCCAAGGCGCTCTGGTCGGAAGGCGCGCGACATGA
- a CDS encoding ISL3-like element ISDvu5 family transposase: protein MEANDLLTLGLGLTAPWRVVDQSLDLSKQPSELRLEVEAARGERYPCPACGALCKAHDFAEFSWRHLNFFQHHCLIKARVPRVRCPEHGLKRVNVPWARPGSGFTLLFEQAVMLLAREMPVNAVARYVGVTDKRIWRVVTHYVLKAMGKLDLSRLCGIGLDETATKRGHHYVTIFVDMDRESRPVVFATPGKGKECLKTFAAYLKGRQGNPENVVEVVCDMSPAFLSAAEATFRNVAVTVDWFHVVQIFTKALDEVRRLEAREVILPKAARWAVLKGLETWRSEEQVAALKELEERGLATATAFRVKELLRWVRKADTRQGARWRATRFFEFARELAGDSVLLAPVRKALNTFEDHLPRILRRWDSLLSNARLEGLNGLFQAARSRARGYRNVTTFITMIYLIGAPITQLLEA from the coding sequence GTGGAAGCTAACGATTTACTGACGTTGGGCCTTGGCCTCACAGCTCCCTGGCGAGTCGTGGACCAGTCTCTGGACCTTTCAAAGCAGCCAAGCGAACTTCGCCTTGAGGTCGAGGCCGCGAGAGGTGAGCGCTACCCTTGCCCGGCGTGCGGTGCGTTGTGTAAGGCCCATGATTTCGCTGAGTTCAGCTGGCGGCATCTCAACTTCTTCCAGCATCACTGCCTGATCAAGGCCCGTGTCCCCCGAGTGAGATGCCCGGAACATGGCCTCAAGCGCGTCAATGTCCCATGGGCACGGCCTGGCAGCGGGTTCACCCTGCTTTTCGAGCAAGCGGTCATGCTTCTTGCCCGAGAGATGCCGGTCAACGCCGTGGCGCGTTACGTCGGCGTCACCGACAAGCGGATATGGCGGGTCGTGACGCACTACGTCTTGAAGGCCATGGGCAAGCTTGATCTCAGCCGACTGTGCGGAATCGGCCTTGACGAAACGGCAACCAAGCGTGGCCATCATTACGTCACCATCTTCGTGGACATGGACCGGGAAAGCCGCCCGGTGGTCTTCGCGACTCCAGGCAAAGGCAAGGAATGCCTCAAGACCTTTGCCGCGTACCTCAAAGGGCGTCAGGGCAATCCGGAGAACGTGGTCGAGGTGGTCTGCGACATGTCACCAGCTTTTCTGTCGGCGGCCGAGGCGACCTTCAGAAATGTCGCTGTAACCGTGGACTGGTTCCATGTGGTTCAGATTTTCACCAAAGCCCTCGACGAGGTCAGGCGTCTGGAAGCCAGAGAGGTCATACTTCCCAAGGCTGCCCGGTGGGCGGTTCTCAAGGGCCTGGAAACTTGGCGTAGCGAGGAGCAGGTCGCGGCGCTCAAGGAGTTGGAGGAACGTGGATTGGCGACAGCCACCGCGTTTCGGGTGAAGGAACTGCTGCGGTGGGTGCGCAAAGCTGACACCAGGCAGGGTGCGCGATGGCGAGCAACGCGGTTTTTCGAATTCGCTCGGGAACTTGCCGGGGATTCGGTTCTGCTCGCACCGGTACGCAAGGCGCTGAACACGTTCGAGGATCATTTGCCTCGAATATTGAGAAGATGGGACTCCTTGCTTTCCAATGCTCGCTTGGAAGGGCTCAATGGCCTCTTTCAGGCTGCTCGCTCGCGGGCCAGAGGGTATCGGAACGTAACAACCTTCATCACCATGATCTACCTGATCGGAGCGCCCATCACCCAACTCTTGGAGGCGTGA
- a CDS encoding CopG family ribbon-helix-helix protein: MQHPTTIRLDQDTVIRLDEIAEATDSTRAAVIKEAVEQFLAYDAWFRLKVKQGLDAAREGRVVSHDEAKDRMRTLGIALE, translated from the coding sequence ATGCAGCATCCCACCACCATTCGTTTGGATCAGGATACCGTTATCCGGCTGGACGAGATCGCTGAGGCCACGGACAGCACGCGTGCCGCAGTCATCAAGGAAGCCGTCGAGCAGTTCCTTGCCTATGACGCCTGGTTTCGTCTCAAGGTGAAGCAGGGATTGGATGCCGCACGCGAAGGGCGCGTGGTGAGCCATGATGAGGCCAAAGACCGCATGCGCACCTTGGGCATTGCACTGGAATGA
- a CDS encoding GGDEF domain-containing protein, protein MMKKLFASKLISFFSLILFIINIFIVWSIYSIHSSLERDAKLISNIGFIRGSTQRILKFELLKNIDSADFSISEVDTIFAIYVADGKAAEFRFDPEIYQPFKSLYGEWNAFKDVLYKNRAGQQQFLQELSLMSESIWSGSNSLMLRKVIGSDRKTSNIKKLYYYVFFLFGSSFIFYLISKIFVQKVEHSSCHDSLTSVYNRSQFDLDIKEEIDRYERNKREFSLLIMDIDHFKKVNDSLGHTEGDRVLKKMAGTVRQCIRKTDFFYRIGGEEFAVLSPETDHESALLLAEKIRSVVEKEFSKDKSKITISIGASVYTDGMSHSDYYNQADKALYEAKRTGRNKSVIFDTKIQYGRKK, encoded by the coding sequence ATGATGAAAAAACTTTTCGCATCAAAGCTGATATCTTTTTTTTCGTTAATTCTTTTTATTATTAATATTTTTATTGTGTGGAGTATATATTCGATTCATTCTTCGTTGGAGCGCGATGCCAAGCTTATTAGCAACATAGGTTTTATTCGTGGGTCGACACAAAGAATTCTGAAATTTGAATTGCTTAAAAATATTGATAGTGCTGATTTCTCTATTAGCGAGGTGGATACAATATTTGCTATTTACGTTGCTGATGGCAAGGCGGCTGAATTTAGGTTTGACCCAGAGATATATCAGCCTTTTAAGAGTCTTTATGGTGAATGGAATGCATTTAAGGATGTTTTGTATAAAAACAGGGCTGGACAGCAGCAATTTTTACAAGAACTGTCATTAATGAGTGAATCTATTTGGAGTGGTTCTAATTCTCTCATGTTGAGGAAAGTTATTGGATCAGATCGTAAAACTTCAAATATCAAAAAACTATACTATTATGTTTTCTTCCTTTTTGGCTCGTCATTCATTTTCTATTTGATATCGAAGATTTTTGTACAAAAAGTCGAGCATAGCTCCTGCCATGACAGTTTGACGTCTGTTTATAACAGGAGTCAATTTGACCTGGATATCAAAGAAGAAATAGACAGATATGAGAGAAACAAGAGGGAGTTTTCATTGCTCATAATGGACATAGATCATTTTAAAAAAGTTAACGATTCTTTAGGGCATACAGAAGGAGACAGGGTTCTTAAAAAAATGGCAGGGACGGTCAGGCAATGTATCAGAAAGACAGACTTTTTCTACCGGATCGGGGGGGAAGAATTTGCTGTTTTGTCACCCGAGACAGATCACGAAAGCGCGTTACTTTTGGCTGAAAAAATTCGGAGTGTAGTGGAAAAAGAATTTTCCAAAGACAAGTCCAAGATAACGATTAGCATAGGCGCTTCTGTGTATACAGATGGAATGAGTCATTCTGATTATTATAATCAAGCTGACAAAGCTTTGTATGAAGCTAAAAGAACTGGAAGAAACAAGTCTGTAATTTTTGATACTAAAATTCAGTATGGGAGAAAAAAATGA
- a CDS encoding DUF3150 domain-containing protein, giving the protein MNDTILNCLMAINLDVNIWTARRKLTPADFGGADLPPEELASLGSKRICDPEELKIFGTLKARAVNLLDRHGVRFLGGWGIPEEKAPVLVEELDRIRTEFLAARDTFLTRYDDAVRDWIARHGEWERIIADSTVSADYVRSRMGFRWQVYRIVPPAQNDVEPVALGLAEEVRGLGRTLFDEVAKAATEAWHKCYAGRSEVTHKALSPLRTIHQKLVGLTFVEPRVAPVADLIGTAFANLPKRGRIQGAHLLMLQGLVALLRDPSALMEHGQRIMEGHRPADLLDALLRQDGSTKNGRIASADEPEKGEDDMPDLGDDLALDAIPREVMPDLQPVLPNCGLW; this is encoded by the coding sequence ATGAACGACACCATCCTGAACTGCCTTATGGCCATCAACCTCGACGTGAACATCTGGACCGCCCGCCGCAAGTTGACCCCGGCGGACTTCGGCGGTGCAGACCTGCCGCCGGAGGAGCTTGCCTCCCTCGGCAGCAAGCGCATCTGCGATCCCGAGGAACTGAAGATCTTCGGCACGCTGAAAGCGCGCGCGGTGAACCTGCTCGACCGTCACGGCGTACGCTTTCTTGGCGGTTGGGGCATTCCGGAGGAAAAAGCCCCCGTTCTTGTGGAAGAACTCGACCGCATTCGAACCGAATTTCTGGCAGCCAGGGATACCTTCCTCACCCGGTACGATGACGCCGTTCGGGACTGGATTGCCCGGCACGGCGAGTGGGAGCGCATCATCGCCGATTCCACCGTCAGTGCGGACTACGTGCGCAGCCGCATGGGCTTCCGTTGGCAGGTCTACCGCATCGTGCCGCCCGCTCAGAACGATGTGGAGCCGGTTGCCCTGGGGCTTGCGGAAGAGGTGCGAGGGCTTGGCCGGACCCTGTTCGACGAGGTGGCCAAAGCCGCCACCGAGGCCTGGCACAAGTGCTACGCGGGCCGCAGCGAAGTGACCCACAAGGCGCTGTCTCCCCTGCGAACCATCCACCAGAAACTGGTCGGGCTCACCTTCGTGGAACCCAGGGTGGCCCCGGTGGCCGACCTCATCGGAACGGCCTTCGCCAATCTGCCCAAGCGGGGCAGGATACAGGGGGCGCACCTGCTCATGCTGCAGGGGCTGGTGGCCCTGCTGCGCGATCCGTCCGCGCTCATGGAGCATGGGCAGCGGATCATGGAGGGGCATCGTCCGGCAGACCTGCTGGATGCTCTGCTGCGGCAGGATGGGAGCACGAAGAATGGACGGATAGCGTCCGCAGACGAACCCGAAAAAGGGGAAGACGACATGCCCGACCTTGGGGACGACCTTGCGCTGGACGCCATTCCCCGCGAGGTCATGCCCGACTTGCAACCCGTCCTGCCCAATTGCGGGCTTTGGTAG
- a CDS encoding AAA family ATPase: MPHTDSGLHALQPVDLDAGAVFSGTPSGRMIKGYPQPSTYTPKADPDYIFHETTRDIVVWLMTASDPLYVFGPTGSGKSSAIRQLAARLNYPVFEVTGHGRLEFPDLVGHLSVHQGSMEFRYGPLALAMKHGGILLLNELDLLEPATATGLNGILDGQPLCIPENGGELVMPHPMFRFAATANTNGGSDETGLYQGTLRQNLAFLDRFWLCEMGYPEPAAEERLLERIAPQLPAPLRRTMIDYANEVRRLFMDESGTAHGASIEVTFSTRTLIRWADLTQRFQPLALQGIQPVAYALDRTLGFKATRETRTLLHEIAQRMFPSGE; this comes from the coding sequence ATGCCCCATACCGATTCGGGCCTGCACGCGTTGCAGCCCGTCGATCTCGACGCTGGCGCCGTGTTCAGCGGCACCCCGTCGGGCCGCATGATCAAGGGCTACCCCCAGCCCTCGACGTACACCCCCAAGGCCGACCCCGACTACATCTTCCACGAGACCACGCGCGACATCGTGGTCTGGCTGATGACCGCATCCGATCCGCTCTACGTGTTCGGTCCCACCGGCAGCGGGAAGTCCAGCGCCATCCGGCAACTGGCCGCCCGGCTCAACTACCCGGTGTTTGAGGTTACCGGGCATGGCAGGCTGGAATTCCCCGACCTCGTGGGCCACCTGTCCGTGCATCAGGGCTCTATGGAGTTCCGGTACGGACCGCTGGCGCTGGCCATGAAGCATGGAGGAATCCTGCTCCTCAACGAACTGGATTTACTGGAACCCGCCACGGCCACGGGGCTCAACGGCATCCTCGACGGCCAGCCCCTGTGCATCCCGGAGAACGGCGGTGAACTGGTCATGCCGCACCCCATGTTCCGGTTCGCGGCCACGGCCAACACCAACGGCGGTTCCGACGAAACGGGCCTCTACCAGGGCACCCTGCGCCAGAACCTCGCCTTCCTCGACCGGTTCTGGCTGTGCGAGATGGGCTACCCCGAACCCGCAGCGGAAGAACGATTGCTGGAACGCATCGCACCGCAACTCCCTGCACCCCTGCGGCGCACCATGATCGATTACGCCAACGAAGTCCGTCGTCTGTTCATGGACGAATCGGGCACGGCGCATGGCGCCTCCATCGAGGTGACCTTCTCCACCCGTACCCTGATTCGCTGGGCCGACCTGACCCAGCGGTTCCAGCCGCTCGCCCTGCAGGGCATCCAGCCCGTGGCCTACGCCCTCGACCGGACGCTCGGCTTCAAGGCCACCCGGGAAACCCGAACGCTGCTCCACGAGATCGCCCAGCGCATGTTCCCCTCGGGGGAGTGA
- a CDS encoding ERF family protein has protein sequence MYPTEYTSPEVTDLAKALIAVQHTLQPAIKDRENPFAKSRYATLNSVMDSCRDALLTNGIWVTQYPVPAEAGHLGLVTKLTHAESGQWQSSLLVMPLPKADPQGYGSAMTYARRYALSAMLGMVTEDDDDGEAASRDTSAKPRTARQPRQKVEGSAATAHVQPVPHTESRPMPPDKALHPALASLPKLDGVTYTTATTQDGRLCVMASGNTSARKQLLSAAGFKWNAERKVWWRYAETA, from the coding sequence ATGTACCCTACCGAGTACACCTCCCCAGAGGTCACAGACCTCGCCAAGGCCCTCATTGCCGTTCAGCACACCCTGCAACCGGCCATCAAGGACCGTGAGAATCCGTTCGCCAAATCGCGTTACGCCACACTCAACTCCGTCATGGATTCTTGCCGCGACGCGCTGCTGACCAACGGGATTTGGGTGACCCAGTATCCGGTCCCAGCAGAGGCTGGGCACCTCGGTCTCGTCACCAAGCTCACGCATGCGGAATCCGGTCAGTGGCAGTCGTCGCTGCTGGTCATGCCCCTACCGAAGGCAGACCCGCAAGGATATGGCAGCGCCATGACCTATGCCCGTCGCTACGCTCTCTCGGCCATGCTTGGCATGGTGACGGAGGACGATGACGACGGAGAAGCTGCTTCCCGCGATACGTCTGCCAAGCCACGCACAGCACGTCAGCCCCGGCAAAAGGTGGAAGGGAGCGCCGCAACTGCGCATGTACAGCCAGTTCCCCACACTGAGTCACGCCCCATGCCGCCAGACAAGGCATTACACCCGGCCTTGGCATCGCTGCCAAAGCTGGATGGGGTAACCTACACGACGGCCACCACGCAGGATGGCCGTCTTTGCGTTATGGCGTCCGGCAACACGTCTGCCCGCAAGCAACTGCTCTCGGCTGCCGGGTTCAAATGGAACGCCGAGCGCAAGGTCTGGTGGCGGTACGCCGAGACCGCCTGA
- a CDS encoding type II toxin-antitoxin system RelE/ParE family toxin: MSNLGTHFDPETRERLEALAKTMDKSVPWLVAEAVRRYVMDEGRVVGAIAVGLRQADAGLFTMADVVRESFSRCGVDTAQAWTTEAWSDLQKLGSRLTAENSRGLFQLVAETLEMLRAALGKSQEGRVPGTREVVMADPFCTLIYRVRGGEVQVLRIIPQRD, translated from the coding sequence ATGTCCAATTTGGGTACGCATTTTGACCCGGAAACGAGAGAACGTTTGGAGGCTTTGGCCAAGACCATGGACAAGTCCGTGCCATGGCTCGTGGCTGAAGCCGTGCGCCGATACGTCATGGATGAAGGCCGGGTGGTGGGAGCCATTGCTGTTGGGCTGCGGCAGGCAGATGCCGGGCTGTTCACCATGGCTGATGTGGTTCGTGAGAGCTTTTCCCGATGTGGTGTGGACACTGCTCAGGCTTGGACCACTGAAGCGTGGTCCGACTTGCAAAAGCTGGGATCACGCCTGACCGCTGAGAACAGCAGGGGATTATTCCAGTTGGTTGCAGAAACCCTGGAGATGCTGCGTGCGGCTCTTGGTAAGAGCCAGGAAGGACGGGTGCCGGGTACCCGTGAGGTCGTGATGGCTGATCCCTTCTGTACGTTGATCTACCGGGTTCGGGGTGGGGAGGTGCAGGTGCTGCGGATTATCCCTCAACGCGATTGA